TCCCACGAAGACCACGTCGAACTTGTTGCCCTTGTTCAGATAGAGCTCCTGGAAGCTCGGGTCCTCCAAAACGTCCACCTGCTTATCAATGAGCAGGGCTAGCGAGCTGAAGATCGATCTCATGGTGTTCCAGATCGAGGGCTTGTCCTTGACCATCCCAGCCATACCATCATTGAGCACCTTCTCATCCTCGGCACTCATTGGAATCACAATGTGCTTGATGCTCTTGTGGGTGACTTTGGGCGGGACAGAGGAGACGACGGTCACGTTGTGACCCTTCTCGGCCAGCGCCTTCATGATGGACATGTGCACGATGAAATGCGACGGACTGTGGCTGGTGAAGACGCCCAGGATGTTGGCTCCCTCGGTGCCCTGGGGCATCGATTGCAGGGCCAATAGGGCGACCAAGAGGCCGCCCAAGCCGCAACCAACCCAAGTGCTCCGGTTTTGTGCCATGACTCGCTCCGTTCCAGTCCAAGTGCAAGTGGAAACTGATTGAGTCCCAAGCAGCCGGCGACTATCTTATACGCAGTGGATTTGCACGATAACGGCGCACTGATAAGATATCTTCGATGGCTTAATCTGCAAATGTATTTCGATTCagtggcaaacatttttaagaaatttcgTAAGTATTTACTACGTGGTCATAAGAGTAGAACACGTTGTCTTCTATCTGGGACTAAAGTTCGTATGtttgattaaaatattttgtttaaagaaaaaaacaacacgGTATCTGTTTGTGTTTAATCTAAATTATTATGAAAATCGACACAttcttttgcaatttttatgtttcCAATAGTCATAAAGTCAACTTCATTGAGCTGCTCGAATCAGCAAGACTTTAATTAATTGTCGACATCAGAACACTCATTTCGTCATTAGGGaacaaatttgaatatatatgcatacatatttattacgATTGATAAGTccttaaataaatatccatTTGTTAAAGATAGACATTTATTTGTAGTATATGAATTAGAGTAAACCGGAAAAATGCTGTTTCTAAAAGATCACTAGttgctatttttaaaatgtttcgaCTGCAATTATGTAGGTTAAAGTGCAACCTTGTCCCATTGTCAATGTCAACTTGTAGGTTAACTATTATTTCATGAATTTTCGCTTTCCCTGATGACCACAGCACAACAACTACAATAGATATTTAAATACCTTGTCTATATGGAGACACCCAACGAGCCGTTCGAATACTTTATGAAATAATTTGGAAAACAATACGCGTTCGGCACGCGCTGCCTCGCCGCCTCTCGAATCACTGAGAATTGAATTCGATCCGATTTGGAATGACCCGATGAGATAGTTCTCGAGAGAAGAGAGAACCGAGCGGGAGGCCTCTAAAAATAATCGCAGTGGGAGAAAATGGGCACGAATGCTCAAGCAACCTGTTGAGCGAGTGTTGTTCTAGGTCTGGGAATCATTGTTGCTTTTTCATTAACTGTGCGCTTGTGTAAGGTGCATGACATCAGCTTAAGGAAGAATaattgtatgtacatatatataaatgcagGTCACAGATAACAACACGGGTTGCTGCAGTTAATTACCCCAGACTTCTAATTCGTATATTAGGGTTGGGTTCaagttaataaatatgaaatggcTTCTTTTGAGCTTATAGTGcaacatttggaatttgaattttttgtgcGGCTTCTGCTAAAAGTGCTTTTGACGACTTGCTTACCGAAAGTGGctattgaattatttaaacaccCCTTGCTTTTATCATTCCACAAACACCAGTAAAATATTCATGCCcataaacaatttacaatGAATGTTTTGTGCACACTCATGCTCTCCGGCAAATGTTTTATCGCCATAGTGCTCTCTGCCATAATCAgtgtgtttttaaaaatgagatttttttaataaaaagtacaaaaagagcgttttggttattttgtctgttatttatttaaattggccTATTTCCTGAAAACTCGTATTTCATAACGTCAACAAATATGACGAATATCAATGTATGGAATCGCAGATcccaattaattatttttaagcttGGGGCGACTACTGCACCTACTCGCAACACTTAAAATCTTGCGAAATAGAAATTTAGCAGTGACTATGAGTAGAGCACCTATAGACAGACTGACAAGGATAACTACTCCATAGACATCGAGATTATTTCGAGCCACGAAATCCATGTGAATAAGGGGACTCTGCAGATGGTGGGCTCCTTGATGACGCAACACGTACTCGGTCCAGTAGATGACCGATTGACGGGCTGTTAACGGACGATCCCTGTAAAGGGAGGAGAACTTTCCGATCGTCTTCCGGTACGTGGGACTCTCCAGGACGTCATGGATAGTCGCCTCCAGTTCAGCCTCCGTCATTGTGAGAATATCCAACCAACGGCCAAAGCCAAATTTCGTCATAATTTCTGCATTTCCCTGTTGATCGCCAAAGAGCGGTAATGCCACCATGGGAACCCCGTGATATTGCGCCTCTGCCACTCCGCCCTTGCCCGCATGGGTGATAAATAGTTTCGTGTTAGGATGGGCCAGGATATCGTCCTGAGGCAGCCAATTGCTGAAGAATATGTTGGAGGCATTTCCTGGCTTGTTTTTCAGGTCCTCCCACTTCCATATAACTCTCTGGGGCAACTTGGATAGCACTTTGTACAGGATATCCACGGTATCGGGTCGAAAGGTATTGGTATTCACATTAGTTCCTAGACTGAAAAATATCGCGCCCTCATCCGCCGTATCGAGAAACTTGGCCAGTTCCTTGGGCAGAGGATCGGCCTGCTCCTTCACTTGTATTCCACCAATTTCAACCGATTGAGGTACTGTTGGTCTGATGGGTCCCTCACTGAGGGAGTGGTAGTTAAAGAACATCAAGGAAATTCGGCGCTTCACCTCATAATAGTCTGGAAACTCTAATTCGCTCCCAAAAGCTCGACTGTAAGGAATTCATAAATCAATTACCATTTCTGTTCCGTTCTTTATAATATTCTTACTCGTAAAACTGTTTCATCTGAAAGTCCAATAGTGTGTTTAAGGCGCCCAGGAAGGTATGCTTAATAAAGTTGACCAATCTTAGGCCAAAGTCCATAGTGGTTTCACCTGCTTTGAGGGCAACATTTATGGTTGGGACGTACGACGGATCGTTGACGTTACCCACAAGGCTGTCCAGGAATGGCAGCGGAATTCCCACCCACGAGACAATGACCGGACAGTTCAACTTGGCGGCAATGCCCAACTCAAAGTAATTGGCCATCAACCCCAATATCACCAAATCGACTTTGGTCTTTGGATTTTCGTAGATCTCCTTAAAATTGGGATGCGTCATAAACTCATAATGTCCGTCCATTTGACTAGACGACTGTGCGATCCCTTTGGCAAAGGCCTGCCAGAAAGATAGTTTCGCATTGGATTTCTCCGCCAAATGTTCCTCCATAAACTTCAGTCTCTCCTCCGTTGGAGGGACAATGATCACGGTAATATTTTCATGTGGCGCCAGTCTCGGTTTCATCTGGGTCACCATTGTTATGTTATGACCTCGATCTGCAAGGGCTTTCATCACGGCCATATGCACGATCACGTGCGAAGGACTGGGAGTGCTGAAAACTCCCAGTATATTGGCTCCATCGCCGCTTGGGGTCTGTGTGCCCAGAAGGAATATTATCAAAAACCCGATTTTACTATACTCAATCATTGCGAATCAACCTCTCCATGGAACTCAGAGTAAACGACTAagattatatatttcttgcaTTGTAGTTTATATAGCATACGCACTATCACTGGTCTCTCCCCATATTAAACTAGCTACTTTGATAAAGGTTGGTGGCTTTCGCTGCGCGGTAGTGACTGGGCACATCGGGGAAGTCTGTCCAGGGTCTGTTCAAACACACTGGTCAATTGCTAGAAGATTATCGCTATCGCAAGGTTTTCAGACAGACAGCGTATCTGCAGCCAGAGTCACGATTGAATGGTacaaaaaagcaaacgaaatgtATCGTCTAATCAGTAAACAAAATTGCTAACTACATTATGAATATGTGGactttatataataattttgcataatttagcGTCAGTCAGAATTACTAGCGGAGTCGaactggtcatgtccgtctgtccgttcgtcaGACTGTCCGTCCgattgtccgtccgtccgtcggACTGTCCGGTAACTCTAAGAGCTAGAAAGTGCAGATTCTGGAGACGATGAAGCATTGCAAGTTTGTTTTTAGAATATTGCCAATGACATTTTTAGAATTTGGTCATTTTCCTGTCTATTTCTAGCATTCTGCACCAtgtttaaaatacattttaaaatttctacCTCCCACTTCTCTCTAGTTATAAATGCATTAggaaaaaacatattttattattattggcttaacaaatatatttcattattcCAGGTCAAATTTCTTTAATGTATAAGCTTAGCTATACAGTTGTCCCAACAAGCAACAGTTACCAGGCCAATGAGTAATCTTTTCAGCGCATTGATAACTGAATGCGTGCGTAAGTGAGGTAGCATGAAAAATGTCTAATCCAATAATTGGGTTGATggtgaaataaatatttagtttaatttaaagtgtTAGGGAAAGAAGTAcagtttgtttaattttatttcttagtGTAACTTAATTTATTGACTCTTTTTCGTCTTCGAAATCTTTGCCTTTCCCCCAAATTTGCTCCACACAAATTTCGCAATTACTCGGGTAAGAAGCACAAACAAGACCAGAGTCGTCAGAATTAAAGCGTAAATATCAAGATTGTTCAGCTGAATGAAATTCATGTGCACCGATGGACTCTGCAGGTTGGGTGCTCCATGATGCCTCAGGATGTACTCAGTCCAGTAAACCACCGACTGCTTGGCAGTCAGGGGTCGATCTCTGTACAGGGAGGAGAATTGGCCGATAGCGTGTGAGTACTTCGGATTTTCCAGGACCTCTTTCAGGGCATCCCTTAGACTGTCCTCCGTAATGGACTGCAAATCCAGTGACAGGCCATATCCAGACTCCACCATCACTGCGGCGTTCCCGGGCTGGTCTCCAAAGATCGGCAAAGCCACCATTGGCACGCCATGGTATTGGGCCTCCGTAATGCCGCCCTTTCCGGCATGTGTGATAAAGAGTTTCGTGTTCGGATGGGCCAGTATGTCATCTTGGGGCAGCCAGTTCTTATACAGGATATTGGATGCGTTACCGGGTGTGTTCTCCAAGTCCTCCCATTTCCAGATAACGTTCTCCTTGAGTCCAGACAGGACCTTGAAGATGGTCTGAACGATCTCTGGTTTTACAGTAGAACTCTTGATATTGGAGCCGAGAGAGAGAAAGACAGCACCTTTCTTGGACTTGCTTAGGAACTGATCGATATCCTTGGGCAGGGGATCGGGCTTATCCTTCACTTGAATACCTCCGATTTCGATAATGGCAGGCACCAGGGGTCGAATAGGTCCTTCACTGATTAGGTGGCAGCCGACAAAGGCCATGGAGATGTTCTTCCTCAACTCATTTAAACACGGCATTTCTTTCTCCGGGAAGACCTCGTTATAAATTCGTGTTACTTTGTAATCAAACACGGCAAAAATAAAGTCGAAAAACCACGATTTCAGCACGTTCTCAGCTCGCTTTAGGATGCCCATAGGATGCGTGGTCACAGTTCCCATGAGGGGCACGTAGGATAACTCCGCGGGATTACCGGTGTACGCATCAATAGCCGGAACAGGTGCCGACATCCAATCAATGATTACCGGGACCTTTAGCTTATGGGCGACGCCCAGTTGGAAGTCGTTGATAAAGTAACCCAAAATCATCAAATCGAACTTGGTCTCGTAGATGCGCTGGAACCGAGGGTCGGAGAGGATCTCCGCTTGGGTATTGATCATCACATCCATGCTGGTTAGCAGGCGATGCATGGTGCTGACAAGTGAGTTCTTCTGCCCGGCCATTTCAGACATTTGGCTTTCCAAGGTGCGCTCCTGTTCCTCCGTCATGGGCACCACAATCAGGTGGATGTCCTTGTGCATCACCTTGGGCTTCATCATGGACACCACAGTCACATTGTGTCCAGCCTCGACCAGCGCCTTGGCCACCGACATGTGTATGATCAGATGCGACGGACTGTGGCTGCTGAAGAGCCCCAAAATGTTGGCTCCCTGGGTGGAGGCCACCACAccgagcagcaacaaaagtaCGCAGCGAACGCcgaacatttttgtttaataatttattcgtGTGACCTCGCCGGCCACTGcctaaataaaaactaaagagAATTGGGTTTGCGGCTGCCTATTTATGGCTGAAAAAACTGGTGCTGGTGCTTATCTGGTTTGCTTATCAACTCCCTTCGTTTCCGATTAATACTCTTTTCCAAAAACTCTTTACGATCTGCATCGACTGTTTTCTTGTACGTGTGTCGGTTATCTGCCATCTGATGGCTTAAGTTCCTTGATAGGACACTTTATATTCGAATTATCTGAACAGATTattgagaaataaaaattatacaatttagtcagaaaattgttttttatttaatctttaagtgcttataataaaataaactgttTGGTAGACATCATCATTATATTCTCTTGGTACTCATGCTTACCTGCTCTTAAATATCTAACTCGACTCTttgctaatttattttgtgGATTAAAACGAAGATATTTTACATTTCTCGAACAGAGAGTTGGATACAAATATATACGTTTTATAAGTTGTGAAcattattttgcataaataatgttACTATCAGAAATATGCAATCAAATAAGGTcatatataaactatattgAATATTCAAGTAAAAATGTAGTTCTAAAATTAGAATATTATTCTAACTCGTAATTAGAGATATTTAAAAACTGACcctaatataaaatttatttttacttataTAAATGCacttcatttcattcatttgaAAACTTCCTGTAGAGGAGAGCAAATCGATATCCATATCCTGATTTTCCGTGGCAGCAGCGGTTTTTGATTACCAAAAACGAGAATAGTCCTGAGCTTCTGTAATGCTTTCCTTCCCGGCATCTTTTTAAACTTTGGAGTTCCGGATTGACAGTATGCGAATATCATTTAATCGAATTTGCAAAGAAACTCTTCGACAAAGTGCAGGTAAGCCTGAAAGTCGATCAACACATTCATTACATTTAGAGGTCGAAACATTGAACATATGATTTGGGTTTCTATACCGTGTTCCAATTGCTTTGTGAGGATGAGTCAGCAAAAGCGTATTATCAATTCGTCATTCGGCGTCGTCGCCCATTAACGGGTGTCTACTCAAATAAagttattacattttcataGCACCTACTGATTTCTCAacttaaaatatatgaatgtatCAGAGGTGGATGTTGGACTTTAAGCACCTCATAATTCCAACCATAAATTGTATTGTTATAATTATGCGTAACAAACGAcataaaaaagcgaaaatgagaaaagttCTCTtaacaaaaagagaaagagaattGAACAACGTTTTTTTAAAAGAGAGTGCCTAATTGTCTTATAAGATAAAATCAATTTCTGTTTAgccacatttatttaatagatCTGTTTTTTGTGTATATCTAGACTTTTCCCTAAGTCATTATTATTTGGTattataaactaattaaaccATTTCCCTCCCCAGTTATCATTATAGCCATACCTACTTCAGCTTTTTACTACCCGGTGGAAGTGGGTTCTTTTCTATTCTAAGCAATTGCTGATTTTGTCCCTTGATGTGACCCCAGTGATTGATCTCCCGCAGCTCCACGTCGAACTCCTTCATTGTTTTCCTGAACTCAGGATACAGGTGCTTCAGCACTCCATGATCCAGCGTGGGGAATAGGTGGTGCAGAGCATGCTCCCCAAAGTGGGTGAGCACCAGAAGATCCGACCACTTGATGTCTCCGCGATCTATAATCGTGTCCACCTGATAGAGACCCCAATCGAAGTCCGGTCGTTGGGCATCCCCATCGTGTAGAATGCGAGGATCATGATGGGCGGCAGTGAGACCAATAAATCCGAAGATGAAGCTCCCAACCGCAATGATTATTTGCCAGCTTATTAGAGCACTCAGCAGGTCAACGCCAGtggataaatatataaagctGGGCAGACTGAATCCAACGAGATCATCCCAGTGCAGAACGTTTCCTTTAGTCAGGGAAAGGaccaaactaaaataaatgcaatataTTAGTACCATATACCGAAAACTACTTTAGTCACTCACCGTATGAGAAATTGTCCTTGAAACAGGACTACGTATACCACCGGACTGATGACCACGGAGATAAGTCGCTGTGTTTTACTGGCATAATGACGATCGGGAATCCAGCATAGAAACGGTTCAAACATGGACATCTCCAGGTCGTGCAGGGAATTGGCGTAAACATGGTGTGATAGGGCGTGCGAAATCCGCCAGTTCCGGAAGTTCATCATGGTCAAATTAAAAGTGTACATCCGCCAACTGTCCCGTTGATGGAAATAGTTGTGGGTCGAGGTGGCCACCCAGCAAAGGGCCAATCCAGCCAAACCCCTGAAGATCAATGAGTCCAGAACTGTGCCTGCCCAGCTAAAGAGGAAGACGGACACCAAGATACCAAGATGGAGGAACTGAAAGATTATAGAACAGTAAGTATATCTTTGGAAACAAGTGTGTTTACTTTACCTCTGTTTTCTTAGTGGGAGAGTAATCGATCTTCCTTAGCTTTTCACGCACTCTCCGCTTCAGTGTCATGTAGAAACCATTTTCTTTTAGAGTAAACTTGTAGTTCCTCGGCCTTGCAGCCTGTCGCACTTCGAACTTGCTCAGCATTCCCCGAGCTCGCTCCTCGATATGATGTGACTCGAAGGGCTCGGTGATATCCGTGCCCTTGGTGCACTCAATCCAAGAAGAACCGCCCGGATGGCGAGCGGCGAAGTCGCTTAAGTCGTAGAGCTTATCGTTAATGCGCCAAAGACCTTCGGCCTCGTCATCGACATTTTTTCCCTCCAGCCAGCTGAGCAAGAGAAAATGTTAATATGTTGCTGTGATTAATTAGTTGAACATTTGTGGGTATCTCAGGTGCAAACCTTTCACTGGTAATCGGTCTATGCTGTCGATAGCTCGGATAGTTCCTCGATATTCCCGATACTTTCCAGGCGCCATTGTCCTTAGCATTGGGCGTCATTTTGTGCACTCTTTGTCAATCGATGCACACTGATAAATGGAGTTTATTTTAACCCCAGAAGTACCTTGATCGCTAGTGCCTAATCGTTGCTGATAACTAGTTGCTCGGTTCCCAAGTTCATCTTAGTACCCACCGAAAGAACCGGTCGTTCTGCGCACCCCAGATGCAGACCAACCGCAAAGTTTGTTTACGTAGCGCCTACTAAACTTTTATTTGGAGCGTCGCTCGGCTTTTGTCTTCGCATCACACTCGCTCGATCAATTAGTAAAGCTCTGATCCGAATCCGAGAGTATCAGAATCGCCGATTGAAAGCTCTTCGCTCAGTGCCTCTCACTTCTTATCGGGGTGGGGGtcgaatggaaatgaaataatatgtAAATGGTATTCAGAGCACACTTTTTGGTGTAGTAAGTAGTATTTGTAGTATGGTCTAGTATAGTGTATGCACATAACGGCTTGGATTATTTTTCCAAAAgtcagatattttttatagaagCTCTTATCCTTAGTTTGATATTATTAATGTTTAACAAGAAAAGAGCCAAATGCATAGCCATGTCAATAATAAACCCTAGTAAATGAGTTAATTTAGTCCTGCTCAagtgttattttatttatattttat
This sequence is a window from Drosophila teissieri strain GT53w chromosome 2R, Prin_Dtei_1.1, whole genome shotgun sequence. Protein-coding genes within it:
- the LOC122614416 gene encoding UDP-glycosyltransferase UGT5; protein product: MIEYSKIGFLIIFLLGTQTPSGDGANILGVFSTPSPSHVIVHMAVMKALADRGHNITMVTQMKPRLAPHENITVIIVPPTEERLKFMEEHLAEKSNAKLSFWQAFAKGIAQSSSQMDGHYEFMTHPNFKEIYENPKTKVDLVILGLMANYFELGIAAKLNCPVIVSWVGIPLPFLDSLVGNVNDPSYVPTINVALKAGETTMDFGLRLVNFIKHTFLGALNTLLDFQMKQFYDRAFGSELEFPDYYEVKRRISLMFFNYHSLSEGPIRPTVPQSVEIGGIQVKEQADPLPKELAKFLDTADEGAIFFSLGTNVNTNTFRPDTVDILYKVLSKLPQRVIWKWEDLKNKPGNASNIFFSNWLPQDDILAHPNTKLFITHAGKGGVAEAQYHGVPMVALPLFGDQQGNAEIMTKFGFGRWLDILTMTEAELEATIHDVLESPTYRKTIGKFSSLYRDRPLTARQSVIYWTEYVLRHQGAHHLQSPLIHMDFVARNNLDVYGVVILVSLSIGALLIVTAKFLFRKILSVASRCSSRPKLKNN
- the LOC122612424 gene encoding UDP-glucosyltransferase 2 yields the protein MFGVRCVLLLLLGVVASTQGANILGLFSSHSPSHLIIHMSVAKALVEAGHNVTVVSMMKPKVMHKDIHLIVVPMTEEQERTLESQMSEMAGQKNSLVSTMHRLLTSMDVMINTQAEILSDPRFQRIYETKFDLMILGYFINDFQLGVAHKLKVPVIIDWMSAPVPAIDAYTGNPAELSYVPLMGTVTTHPMGILKRAENVLKSWFFDFIFAVFDYKVTRIYNEVFPEKEMPCLNELRKNISMAFVGCHLISEGPIRPLVPAIIEIGGIQVKDKPDPLPKDIDQFLSKSKKGAVFLSLGSNIKSSTVKPEIVQTIFKVLSGLKENVIWKWEDLENTPGNASNILYKNWLPQDDILAHPNTKLFITHAGKGGITEAQYHGVPMVALPIFGDQPGNAAVMVESGYGLSLDLQSITEDSLRDALKEVLENPKYSHAIGQFSSLYRDRPLTAKQSVVYWTEYILRHHGAPNLQSPSVHMNFIQLNNLDIYALILTTLVLFVLLTRVIAKFVWSKFGGKAKISKTKKSQ
- the LOC122613207 gene encoding cytochrome b5-related protein, yielding MTPNAKDNGAWKVSGISRNYPSYRQHRPITSESWLEGKNVDDEAEGLWRINDKLYDLSDFAARHPGGSSWIECTKGTDITEPFESHHIEERARGMLSKFEVRQAARPRNYKFTLKENGFYMTLKRRVREKLRKIDYSPTKKTEFLHLGILVSVFLFSWAGTVLDSLIFRGLAGLALCWVATSTHNYFHQRDSWRMYTFNLTMMNFRNWRISHALSHHVYANSLHDLEMSMFEPFLCWIPDRHYASKTQRLISVVISPVVYVVLFQGQFLIRLVLSLTKGNVLHWDDLVGFSLPSFIYLSTGVDLLSALISWQIIIAVGSFIFGFIGLTAAHHDPRILHDGDAQRPDFDWGLYQVDTIIDRGDIKWSDLLVLTHFGEHALHHLFPTLDHGVLKHLYPEFRKTMKEFDVELREINHWGHIKGQNQQLLRIEKNPLPPGSKKLK